In one Musa acuminata AAA Group cultivar baxijiao chromosome BXJ2-5, Cavendish_Baxijiao_AAA, whole genome shotgun sequence genomic region, the following are encoded:
- the LOC135583792 gene encoding peptidyl-prolyl cis-trans isomerase CYP21-4-like, whose product MAKIKPQALLLQSKKKKGPTRISLSTIVSCNVIVILIVLSLYATFRHWYHRSNDQLGTGLETFEHSEIFGESTRSDLPSYAIFSTAKGLITIELNKDSSRDVVDKFVDLCRKGYFKGMLFDHVIKNFVIQGAHSQRSGVAEDWIPKGKAHSRLGISPKHEAFVLGTRKPNKDSKEFELFITTAPIPDLNEKLMVFGRVIKGEDVVQEIEEVDTDEHYRPKSPVGIIDIALKQEA is encoded by the exons ATGGCTAAAATCAAACCACAGGCATTGCTACTTCAAAGTAAGAAGAAGAAAGGACCAACTCGAATCAGTCTTAGTACTATCGTCTCTTGCAATGTCATCGTTATTCTGATTGTGTTGTCCCTGTATGCTACTTTCAGACATTGGTATCACAG GTCAAACGACCAACTGGGCACTGGCTTGGAAACGTTTGAG CATTCAGAAATATTTGGAGAATCAACAAGATCTGATCTTCCTAGTTATGCT atcTTTAGTACTGCAAAGGGTCTGATAACTATTGAACTCAATAAGGATTCTTCTCGTGATGTGGTGGATAAGTTTGTTGATTTATG TCGGAAAGGATACTTCAAAGGAATGCTTTTCGATCATGTTATTAAAAATTTTGTAATTCAAGGGGCACATTCACAAAGATCTGGAGTTGCAGAAGATTGGATACCAAAGGGAAAAGCCCATAGTCGGCTTGGCATAAG TCCAAAGCATGAGGCTTTTGTGCTTGGAACAAGAAAGCCTAATAAGGACAGTAAAGAATTTGAGCTCTTCATAACGACGGCACCAATCCCTGATTTAAATGAAAAGCTTATGGTCTTTGGACGAGTCATCAAGGGGGAGGATGTTGTTCAG GAAATTGAAGAAGTTGACACTGATGAACATTATCGACCTAAATCGCCAGTTGGAATAATCGACATTGCATTGAAGCAGGAAGCTTGA